The nucleotide window ctcaagcctgtaatcccagcactttgggaggccgagacgggcggatcacgaggtcaggagattgagaccatcctggctaacacggcgaaaccccgtctctactaaaaaaatacaaaaaactagccgggcgaggtggcgggcgcctgtagtcccagctactcgggaggctgaggcaggagaatggcatgaacccgggaggcggagcttgcagtgagctgagatccggccactgcactccagcctgggccacagagcgagactccgtctcaaaaaaaaaaaaaaaaaaaagaaaagtgcatgCTAATCCTGAGTGCACTGCCCTAAGCTCATTAATATGAACTTTAGTTATGAACAATGATTGCTGGAGAGGGCTGCAGATAGGTCCCATTGTCTTTCGGGACAAAGGGGTCAAGCTGCATGGCCTCCACCCCACATCTctactctccttccttccccacatACAGGGCCTTTGCCTCCCCATCTGCATCCCATACTGGCCTGGCAGTAATCCTGGGGATGAGGGATTAATAGGCAGTGTGCACGGACACCTCCTCCACTCCTCATGGCCCCCTGGGTTTATCAGCAGCCGGCTCTTCCAGATCtgcctcctcacccccacccccgtTCCGACTTCATCGCCCACTGCTGCAGTTTTCTCTCCCCGGCCCTCTCTGCCACCTTCCATTCCTACCATGCCAACCCTAGCAAACCACACACAAGCCAGACCTCTGGGCCTTCCTACCTGCCGCTCCCTCTGCCCGGgatcccctccctccttcctatgCTGCTTTGCCTGCTGCTGAAACCCAGTCCCTCCTGCCAGGGCACTTGCCTTCATCCCCTCCCACCCTGCCTGCACCCCTCTTGTGGAGCCACAGTGCCCATGCTCACCTCCACCAAGCCCCTGTCACCCCACTGCACCGTCACCCACTTGCTCACTCCCCCCTGTAGAGCACTCCCAAGGGTGGGCCTCTCAGCCTCCTTTGCTGACACACATTAGTGGTTGTTGAATCCCACTGGATTCATGAAAGTTCAGCATCAGAAGGAACCCTGAAGCTATTGAGGACCCCCTCCCACTTTAATGCTGGGATGTCAGGGCCAGACGGACCAAGTAGGTTACCAAGGACCCCATTAGTGAGGACCAGGCCAGGAATTGAACTCGGAGCTTTGCTTCCCAATGCGGCACCTTCACTTAGGATTTAAGGAGGTCCGGCCTGGTGGTGGATGGCCCAGCAGCGGACAGACGAGCCGTCCCCACCCCGCCCCCTGGGCCTCCGGCATCTCAGCCCTGTTCTCTCCATACAGGCCCTATACTGCAGCTGCTTCGTCCCCGTGTACTGCGGCCTCATCCCCCCGACTTACCGCGGTGTGGTGAGTGCTCCAGCATGGTGAGGGGTGAACCGGGATCCAGGGGACCTCGGGTCCCTGTGACTCACACCTGGGGGAGCAGGAGGGTGGTCTCAGAATGCAGTGGGAGGACCTAGAGTTGGAGAATTTCTCGTGTTGTTACTCAGAATTCCCAATGTAGATGGCTTTCTGGGTCTTTAAGATGAACTTCTCCAGCTGGGGTGGGCTCCTCTCTGGATCCGCCTACCCACTGCCGAGCCCGGCAAATCAAGGCTCCATAGGCTTGGCAGGCTTTTTCAGACTTCTCGGAACAGAGGAGGTGGACCCTGAAGCGCTGGGACCTGGAACCTCAAATGATGAGGATGTTTTCTGAGGCCCTTTAGGCCAGGGCCTTACAGACTTTAATGTGCCCGTGAATCACTCGGGGTCTCGTAAAACTACACAAGTTCTGATCCAGGCGATCTGCGGCAGGGCCTGAGGATCCGCTCCTAACCAGCCTCAGGTGCTGCCCATGCTGCTGGTGGGTGGGCCACACTCTGAGTAGTGATGGTCTAGCTCATGCCCCTTCCTCATTTTATATGCAGAGAAAGTTAGGGCCAGAGACTAGGATTCAGGTAGTAGATGGAGCCCGTATTGCACGTCAGCCAGCCTGAGAGTTAGAGCCTCAGTATTTATCATCCTTCATTCAtaggtgagaaaacagaagccCCAGAAAGGACGGGGCTTGTGGGTGAACAGGTGGTGGGGCTGTGGCAGAGGGGCACGTCTCCTGCTTTACCCAGAGTATGGGTCCCCTGCACACGAGCCCTGGGAGCCCCAGTCTCAGCACCACTAAGATAGCGGAGGGAGGATCAGTGCAGGACAGAGCACCAGGCTGGGAGTCCAGAGGCCAGTGCGGACTCACCAAGTGACCAGGGgcacaccacacacccaccagGACCTCCATCTCCAGGCTTATCCCGAAGGGTCTTCTGGACCTTCCTTGATGGGCCCTTGAAGCTGGTACCATGTCCTATGGGCCATTTTGAGGTACTCCGAGTGGGGCTGAGAACTCTGGCCCCAGGTGAGCATTTCTCACTCTGCCCCACACAGAGGTACATTGATGGGGGCTTCACAGGCATGCAGCCCTGCGCCTTCTGGACCGACGCCATCACCATCTCCACCTTCAGTGGGCAGCAGGACATCTGTCCCCGGGACTGCCCCGCCATCTTCCACGACTTTCGCATGTTCAACTGCTCCTTCCAGTTCTCCCTGGAGAACATCGCCAGGATGACCCATGCATTGTTCCCCCCGGACCTGGTGGTGAGAGGCAGGAGGGGTCTGGGGAGTAGGGGAAGGTACCAGGGACTAGGGGTGGGGTTAGAGAGCCACTGGGGCCCACTCAAGTTCCATCTGAGTCTCCTCCCCTCAAATGATCCCTTAAACTTCCTCCTAGACCTGCCTACTGGCCTTGCTTctaactagctatgtgaccttgaacaagtgcCTTAAGCTCTTCCGGCTTCAATGTTCTCCCCTGTAAAGCGAGATGATGTCAGAAGTGCTGATAGAAATATTAACTGAACCCTTCCACTCAGACAGTTCATGTACCAAAGCAAGGGTCGGCAAACTGCAGCCCACGGGCCATATCCAGCCTATGGCTTGTTTTTGTACAGCCTGTGAGCTAAGAAAGGGGTTTCCATTTTTAGAGagttatgggggaaaaaaagaagaaaaagaaaaagaacattaggcAGAGACTGCATGTGGCCAGCAAAGCCCAAAAtaagtatttactatctggccctttacagaaaaggctTTGTGGGTAATACCTCATGTAATCCTCTAGCATCCTCTGTGACCAATATTATTGCtgtccccattttgtagatgaagaaattgaggctgtGAGAGGTGAGAGCAACACAGCCAATAAGGGGCAGCCCAGAGACCTGAACTCAGGCTCCAAACTTTGCTCTTCATATGGCCCCAATGCACCTCATCTGGTTCTGCCATGAGCACCCAACACTTTCCTGCccaggggaggctgaggatcCACCATGAATAGTGTCACTCATGAACGCAGCATCACTGGGGCGTGTGACCAGGAATTGCTCCCCAATTCTTCTTAGTAGATAGTGAGGGATGGGACACTGGATGGGTATGTTTTGAAAAGTCCATCAAATAAAGTTCAAGAGCAATGGGAGTAGCAGCCCTGGGTCAGGGGAACTGTGGCTTCCTTCATCACCGCAGCCTTGGTTATTCTCCCGGTGCCCCGCCCCCAGATCCTGCACGATTACTACTACCGAGGGTACGAGGATGCAGTTTTGTACTTGAGGCGACTGAGTAAGTACCGGTGGGGCCCCAGGCAAGGGCAGTGTTGGAGGGTAGGGACAGTTCAAACCGTAGAAGGGCTGAGTGGAGGAATATTCCCCCCAAATTTGTGACCTGGAGATGCCCTTCACCTGGGAGAGCTGGAAATGGGGGTGGGGATCTAACAGGCTGCATCACCCAGCCCAGACCGCTGGGTCTAGAAAATAGGATCTCCATGTAAAGGGGGCTTTGGGGTTAACTAAGGGCACAGTGTCTAGGACAgttgtacatgtatgtttatgaaTGTAAAAACTCTATTTAGGAAATCCAGAGTTCAGATCTCCCTGGAGAATTCCATTTTCATGTCATTTCATTCTCTTCCACTTTATTCTCTTTCCAGTAAAATTGCATTATTAAGGTAGAACTGGATGTCACTAGTTTATATTTGCGTAAGACTCTGAGTGACCAGCAAATCACAGAGAAGAGCCTTTGCCCTGTGTAGGTTTGAAATGGTGGTCCCTCCACCTATATATTCTCTGTGCTTTATCAGGGTGGAAGAAACAATTCCAATGACATGTCTTTTATGTGCTAACTCCATGGCAAACATCTTTGTTACAAGAAATGAACaagactggatgtggtggctcatgcctgtaatctcagcactttaggaagccaaggcaggaggatcacttgagcccaggaatttgagaccagcctgggcaattgtgagactcccatctctacaagaaattaaacaattaactgggtatggtggcacatgcttatagcCCAAGCTACTTGAGGTCAAGGCGGCAGcaagccatgactgcaccacggcactccactctgggcgacagagtgagacccatcttttttttttttttttttttgagaaggagtctcgctctgtcacccaggctggagtgcagtggccggatctcagctcaccacaagctccgcctcctgggttcacgccattctcctgcctcagcctcccgagtagctgggactacaggtgcccgccaccacacccggctagttttttgtatttttgtagtagagatggggtttcactgtgttatccaggatggtctcgatctcctgacctcatgatccacccttctgggcttcccaaagtgctgggattacaggcaagaccctgtctttaaaaaaagaaagaaatcaacaaaagcTTTGCCATATTTAGAAtcaattattttcagaaaaaaggaTCACTAGATCAAAGGGTTTACCTAATGTTACATCAGAAGCATTTTCCTTGTTGCCACACGTCTTTGTGACTGTCTTTTTTGGCAGttgtataatattccatcataGCTGTACAGAAAAATTTGCTTGATCATTCCTTTGAGTTTCCAAATGTTTGTGATTATGAGTAATTCTGTGGTAAACTTTTTGTGtatgtagctttaaaaaatactctgtGGGTGAGATTAAGGGGTTGGATGAGATTTTCTTCCTAGGAGGTGTTcacttatttttcccttcttcaaAATTCCTTCCTGCTTCCCAAACTCCCCTTATCCTGTCTCTGCTTTCTCCTGGGTCCTTTCTCCCAACAAGGGGGGTGGACAGGCTGGACAGATAGGAGAGCAGGATGGAGAAAACCTGGGCTCTAGAGGCAAGTAGCTCTAGGCCCCCACCTCACCCATAGCTGTGTGACCTCCGGATAATCGCTTCCCCTCTCTAAGGCTTGGTTTCCTAACCTATGAAAAAGGGGGTTTAGATCCTAGCTCCTGAcacttactaactgtgtgatcttgagcaggTAATTAATctcctggggcctcagtttcctcatctgtaaaaggggccTAATCATGGAACCTTATGGTTTTATTTCGAAGATTAAAGGAGCGAAGCCACAAGACCTTAGCACAATGCTCAAATAAATGGTAGCTCTCATGAGACGTGCTGAGTCCTAGCCACGGTCAGTCCAGCCTACTGCAGGGTGAAACCTGATGGTGGCACTTCAGGAATCCGCCCCCAGAATTGAGCCAGTATATGGATGGGGCAGGTTTCTTCAATGGCCCTGGAATCACTCCAAGTAGGAACAGATACAACTCCTAAGGGAGAAATGGTCTCGTGCTGACTACCAACTatttttgcttcctcttccaaTTTGCCAGTGTACGGCACGGCTTTTTCAGCACAGATTTCACCTCCACCACCTCAGTCCTCTTGGATTTGGTGGGAGTGGATTTTTCTCCCTGCATCAGATGTGAACAGGAACTACTGACACATACTGAGAAATTGCAGTTGGTCTCCAGAGCCACACCCTTATCCCTACCTGCCATCTGGGAACAGAAAATGGGAGTCCGCCTGGCCTCCCTCAGGCTCCTTTCTGGGTGGGGGGTCACCTCCAGTAGGAAACTATACCCCAAAAGGTGTCACCCTCCATTTCTCAGCTCACATTCTCacaacctctttctcctcccacccaaGGGAGGAGAATTAATTACTCCTGCTGCCAGGCAAGCCACTCTCTCTACACTCGGCCCATCCTGGCAGCGGCCTCCTGCCAAAGGGAAGGGCAGTGCACGCTGGCGTGCTTGAAAATCCGCATTCCCCACACAGATGTATGAACGTGGGTGCTGAGTGAGGTTGGAGCTCAGAGGATGCCATGTCTAAAATATCCATCCGGCATTCAGGCATGCCTGGCCAAACCTCTTTTCCGCCTTCCTCCCCgactcccttcttccctctcacaGTTTGGTAAGTGTCTCCctctctgtacacacacacacacacacacacacacacacacacacacccctgtgaaaccatcaccacaattaagATAGTGAATAATTCGTCATCCCCAAAATTTCCTCATGCCCTTTCAtgatccctcccaccttccctcacCCCCTGCCTTTCCCAAGCAACCCCGATCTGCTTTCTGCCATCACAGATTAATTCACTACAATgtgaactctttttttaaaatctgaattatttcactctgcataattattttgagattcatccatgttgttgaatgTATAAATAGTTTGTTCCTTATTACGTTCCGTGCCactgtatgaatgtaccacagcTCACCTACCAAAAGAGTTGAATATACCACTGTACGCATATGCCACAGCCCATTTACCCATtcccctgttgatggacatttaggtcatTTCCAGATTTGGGCTATTATggataaagctgctgtgaacactcATACATGAGTCTTggtgtggacatatgctttcatttctcttgggtaaatacctagaaatggaatGACGGGATTGCGTCGTACATGCATGTTTAACATACATCCACAAATATTTTAATCGTGgtaaaaaaacacataacaaatTTTAAGCACGTAGTTCAGTTGTGTTAACTATGTTCATATTGTTgtgcagcagatctctagaatgttttcatcttgcaaaactgaaccTTTACACACATTGATCAACAACTCCCCCTTTTGtcttcctccagcccccagcAACCGCCATTCCACTTTCTATGCTGATGGTTTTGACTAcactaggtacctcatataaatggaatcatgtggtatttgtctttttgtgactggcttatttcacctaacataatggcctcaaggttcatccatgttgcagctgtagcatgtgacaggattttcttccttttttgagacggagtctcgctctgttgcccaggcagtggcacgatctcggctcattgcaacctatgcctcctgggttcaagcgattctccagcctcagcttcctaagtacctgagactacaggtacatgccaccacgtccagctaatttttgtgtttttagtagagatggggtttcaccatttggccaggatggtctcgatctcctgacctcatgatccgcccgccttggcctcccaaagtgctgtgattacaaacgtgagcccctgcgcccagccgattttcttcctttttaaagctaaatataTTCCACGTTTTCTTTGtccatccatctgacaagggacacTGGGGTTGCTTCCATCTTTCggctattgtggataatgctgcaGTGCCCATGGATGTATACATGTCTCTTCCAGATgctatttcaattcttttggatatataatcAGAATacatgtttgactttttaataaactgcCAAATGGTTTCCCAAAGCAGTTGTACCATGTttcattcctaccaacagtggaTGAGCATTCCCATTCCTCCAAaacttttggtctttttttttttttttttttttttttgagacggagtctcgctctgttgcccaggctggagtgcggtggccagatctcggctcactgcaagctccgcctcctgggttcacgccattctcctgcttcagcctcccgggtagctgggactacaggcgcccaacacctcgcccggctagttttttttgtattttgtagtagagacagggtttcaccgggttagccaggatggtctcgatctcctgacctcgtgatccgcccgtctcagcctcccaaagtgctgggattacaggcttgagctaccgtgcAGGGCCAACTTTTGGTCTTTTTAATTAATGCTCAGAATGTTTCATTCTAGCCCTTCTAAGAGGTGCATGTCAGTAacatattgtggttttaatttgcattcccctaatgactaatgactttgagcatcttttcatttgcctATTTGCCTGCCATAGATCTTCTTTGGTGAAGCATTCGTTCCACTCTTTTGCACATTTCTCACCTAGACTCTTAATAAGCTTTGTGTTTTTAGGGTAGTTTTAGATTTATGGATAACTTGTGAAAATAATACAGGGTGTTTGTTTCACATCTGTTATATGTTACAGAATGATACATACATACCATGGTATTCAGTccagtacatttgttacaacttaCGAACCAgtcttgatatatttttaagtaagagCCATTGCTTATTCAggttttcttagtttttacctaattcGTTTTTCTGTTCCAAGAACCCTCACCCAGGGATCATATTACATTTCATTGTCACATCTCCTAGGGTTCCTCTTGCCtataacagtttctcagacttttcttattcttttttttttttttttgagacagagtctcattctgtcgcccaggctggagtgcagtggtgtgatctcagctcactgcaagctccgcctcctgggttcacgccattctcctgcctcagcctcccgagtagctgggactacaggcatccgccaccatgcccggctagttttttgtatttctagtagagacggggtttcaccatgttagccagacggggtttcaccatgttagctgggactacaggcatccgccaccatgcccagctagtttttcgtatttttagtagagacggggtttcaccatgttagccaggatggtcttgatctcctgacctcgtgatccacccgcctcagcctcccaaagtgctgggattacagagatttttcttattcttgatgACCTTGACAGAGTTGACTAtcggtcaggtattttgtagaatgtccctcagttggggtttgtctgatgtttttctcatgattaggcTGGGGTTGTGAATTCTGGGGAGGAGACCACAGAGGTAAGGTGCCATTCACATTGCATTACCtcacaggcacatgctgccaacGTGACGTATCCCTGCGGACGTTGACTGTGACCACCTGACTGAGGTAGCGTCCATTGggtttctccattgtaaagtACTCTTTCTCCCTCTATCCTTACTGCAGTCTTTAGAAGAAAGTCACTGTGCACAGCTCATACTTAAGGAGTGAGAAGTTATGCTCTACTCCCTAAAGGGTCAAGTATCTACAcaaattatttagaattcttCTGCAGGGGagctttctctcttctccctgatTTACTTACTTAGGTAATCATATGTTTATATCAGTATAGATTCACGGTTATGTTATACTTTGGGTTATTATTCAATACTACTTTATCTTTTtcctcaaattgttccagctttggccatcgAGAGCCCTTTCAGTTGGctcttttacacattttaaaaactgaattatttgttttcttatttaaggGCTGTTGTATGGTCTAGATAaatgcccctcccccacccatcgtttttgagacagggtctcactctgtcacccaagctggagtgtagtggcgcaatcatggctcactgaagcttcagCTTCAGACTCAAGCAACCCTTTTACCTTTCTCAAGAGTCTTACAACCACAGTGACCTTCTCAGAACCAGCCTCAGCTGGTTGCCTCCCCTGCCTAAAAGTCGTGCTACAATAATGCTTGCCATGAAAACCAAGGATCTTAGCTGCTGCCTACAGCCCTGACATGGTCTGGCCCctgctgcctcctcagcctcctcccccaGCATGGTCCCCTCACCCCACACTGACCTTTCAGGCCCCCACCACCTGGAGTGTCCTCAAACTTTGTGGCCTTTgtgtgtgctgttccctctgctgaaACACCCTCACCACCCCGCCCTGACCATCCTGGGCCACGTGCCCTTcatatctctgctcactgccagtCCCTCAGATGACCTGCCGTCTCTCACAGCACCACACTCCTCTCTTCCTGCACTTGCCTCAGCTGAAACTCTAGATGATTTGGGTGGGCAACGCCTGCTCCCCCACACTACACCGTAAGTGCCAGGAACCATCACGTTTGTTTTCACTCGCGATAAATTCAAGTAAGTACAGAAAGACCTTTGAAAAGCACTGATCCTGTTTAGGAAAATAACTCAAGAAACCATTTTCGCAAAAGCCATGCTGCTGCCTGGGCTGAGTAACACCCCATGCTGTTGTTTCTCCTAGATGCTGTTTATCTTAATTCTCCCTCCAAGAGAGTGATTTTCCCCCGGGTGGAAGTGTACTGCCAGATAGAACTCGCCCTTGGCAATGAGTGCCCTGAACGCAGTCAACCAAGCCTTCAAGCACAGCAGGCCAGTCTGGAAGGAGCCCCACGACCTCACACGGAGTGGGTTCCCAAAGGGGATGGAAGGGGCGGCCACAGTCCGCCTGTGTCCCCACCTGTGCAGACACTTGAATCCACATGCGAGTCACCTGTTTCAGCACCAGTCTCTCCACTTGAGCAGCCACCTGCGCAGCCACTGGCCTCTTCAACGCCACTTTCTCCAACTAACATGCCACCTGTATCATTCCCAGCTGTGCACAAGCCACCCAGCTCCACACCTGGCTCATCACTGCCCAGCACACCACCTGGACTGTCACCTGTGTCACCTCAGCAGCAGGTACAACCGTCTGGATCACCACCCAGATCCCCACACTCTCAGGCACTCACTTCACCCAGGCCATCCCTGGGGCCTTCAACTGTGGGGGCACCTCAAACACCGCCCCGAGGTTCTTTTTCAGCCTTCCCTGCTCAGCCACCTGTGGAGGAACTAGGCCCAGAACAGCCCCAAGGTATGGACCCTTCTGGCTTCTTATGGCTTTCTCATTCCTGGAGCCCCTCGGCAAGAGAGCAAGGACACCAGGGCCGATAACTGCTTTTCTAGGGGTGCATGGATGAAGTTAGCAGTGAGCTTCAGCGCCTCTGTTCATTATGAGGACATTCCGCCACAAGGGGGCAGTATAAAGGACATTGGTTCATTCCCTTGgtgcagtgcttctcaaagtgtggtccccccACCCGCAGCAaaagcatcacctgggaacttgttagaaattaTAATCCTCAGGTCCTATTGCAGACCTACTAAATCACCAACTTTGGAGGGGGGGCCCACCTGTCTTTTTtacaagctctccaggtgatttttTTGCCTGCTCACATTTGAGACCACTGGGCCAGTAGATTTTTACTGTGAAACCTGCTGTGCTGGGCAATGCTACTCAAAGAGTGGTCTGCAGACCAATCCAGCCCTCAACTGTGTGTTACTAGCCCACCACGGAGTGAATGCAGAAATTAAGAGTAATCACTTAAAATGTTTGTAGCACTAAGGTATTGCCACAACATCCTGGAGCTTGACcattttttactaatttatttgcATTGTATTTCACAAAAGTACGAGTTTGTTAGactacaaagaaatttttaaaaaactggttcCTTACTACTACAGATGATTTCAGAAGCACCACTATATAGGCTGCAAAGATAAACTGTTCTCAATTCCTTACTCAGGAAATCTCCCTTTCAGCAGAGGAGATAACACGGATACTAACCTCAAAAATACAGTCAGGGCCTGGGTGTGGttactcacaactgtaatcccagcactttggaaggccaaggtgagtggatcacctgaggacaggcattcaagaccagcctgatcaacatggtgaaaccccatctctaccaaatacaaaaattaaccaggcatggtggtgcatgcctgtaatcccagctacttgggaggctgaggtaggataatcacttgaacccaggagctggaggttacagggagccgagattgctccattgcactccagcctggccaacaagagtgaaaatccattaaaaaaaaaaaaaaaaaacggaagtATTAAGTACTATATAACTAACAAAAACACAGTGTTGGAGGGTATTCGTAGAGAATAAGATCCTCCAAGCTCCCTTGCTGGCTGAATGCCGTTTGTACTGGCAGTGGGGGAGGCACCGCAGGAGATCAGGGGGAGTATGAAAAGCTTCTTGGAGGTGACAGGTGAGTTTAAATGGGCAGGATTTTGAACATCATGGTTTGTGGGATATATGGGATGGAGTAGAAAGAGCATTTCcgattttgtttatttaagacGCTCAGTTGCAGTGCAGGGATGTGCAGGGTACTTTCAAGGTACTTTAGGAAGGAGAGGACATGTGTGTGGCCACCATGGATGGtctgggtggggacagagggacagagacccagatGAGGGACTGAAGCCAGATTGTAGGGTGCTCATGGTCCTCAGCCAAATTTCCAGAGCTATTATAGTAAACGTCACAGATCGGCAATGTCTCCTCCTCTGGGAATTAGCCCCAAGTTGGCAGAGAT belongs to Macaca thibetana thibetana isolate TM-01 chromosome 4, ASM2454274v1, whole genome shotgun sequence and includes:
- the PNPLA1 gene encoding omega-hydroxyceramide transacylase isoform X2, yielding MVQMMRQFLYRVLPEDSYKVTTGKLHVSLTRFTDGESVVVSEFTSKEELIEALYCSCFVPVYCGLIPPTYRGVRYIDGGFTGMQPCAFWTDAITISTFSGQQDICPRDCPAIFHDFRMFNCSFQFSLENIARMTHALFPPDLVILHDYYYRGYEDAVLYLRRLNAVYLNSPSKRVIFPRVEVYCQIELALGNECPERSQPSLQAQQASLEGAPRPHTEWVPKGDGRGGHSPPVSPPVQTLESTCESPVSAPVSPLEQPPAQPLASSTPLSPTNMPPVSFPAVHKPPSSTPGSSLPSTPPGLSPVSPQQQVQPSGSPPRSPHSQALTSPRPSLGPSTVGAPQTPPRGSFSAFPAQPPVEELGPEQPQAVAPLVSSNPKSAVPLVHVKETVSKPYVMESPAEDSNWVNKVFKKNKQKTSGTRKGFPRHPRSKKPSGKVQ
- the PNPLA1 gene encoding omega-hydroxyceramide transacylase isoform X1, with the translated sequence MVQMMRQFLYRVLPEDSYKVTTGKLHVSLTRFTDGESVVVSEFTSKEELIEALYCSCFVPVYCGLIPPTYRGVRYIDGGFTGMQPCAFWTDAITISTFSGQQDICPRDCPAIFHDFRMFNCSFQFSLENIARMTHALFPPDLVILHDYYYRGYEDAVLYLRRLNAVYLNSPSKRVIFPRVEVYCQIELALGNECPERSQPSLQAQQASLEGAPRPHTEWVPKGDGRGGHSPPVSPPVQTLESTCESPVSAPVSPLEQPPAQPLASSTPLSPTNMPPVSFPAVHKPPSSTPGSSLPSTPPGLSPVSPQQQVQPSGSPPRSPHSQALTSPRPSLGPSTVGAPQTPPRGSFSAFPAQPPVEELGPEQPQAVAPLVSSNPKSAVPLVHVKETVSKPYVMESPAEDSNWVNKVFKKNKQKTSGTRKGFPRHPRSKKPSGKVQKL
- the PNPLA1 gene encoding omega-hydroxyceramide transacylase isoform X3 — encoded protein: MEEQVFKGDPDTPHSISFSGSGFLSFYQAGAVDALRDLAPRMLETAHRFAGTSAGAVIAALAICGIEMDEYLRVLNVGVAEVKKSFLGPLSPSCKMVQMMRQFLYRVLPEDSYKVTTGKLHVSLTRFTDGESVVVSEFTSKEELIEALYCSCFVPVYCGLIPPTYRGVRYIDGGFTGMQPCAFWTDAITISTFSGQQDICPRDCPAIFHDFRMFNCSFQFSLENIARMTHALFPPDLVILHDYYYRGYEDAVLYLRRLNAVYLNSPSKRVIFPRVEVYCQIELALGNECPERSQPSLQAQQASLEGAPRPHTEWVPKGDGRGGHSPPVSPPVQTLESTCESPVSAPVSPLEQPPAQPLASSTPLSPTNMPPVSFPAVHKPPSSTPGSSLPSTPPGLSPVSPQQQVQPSGSPPRSPHSQALTSPRPSLGPSTVGAPQTPPRGSFSAFPAQPPVEELGPEQPQAVAPLVSSNPKSAVPLVHVKETVSKPYVMESPAEDSNWVNKVFKKNKQKTSGTRKGFPRHPRSKKPSGKVQ